From Denitrovibrio acetiphilus DSM 12809, the proteins below share one genomic window:
- a CDS encoding NifX-associated nitrogen fixation protein, which produces MKKFMETLNAKLRAHDAYGVWKKIDDETIISRHFVLSKEDKKKIDVYGKMPDDVVAKIRLFYEAVAQTVEWQTGKMAITVLDINTEGFGRALVVYEDTILCQKVHRNAHKFGFKDLASIEEEGGKLVSGCLKKVEEISEE; this is translated from the coding sequence ATGAAGAAATTCATGGAAACTCTGAATGCAAAGCTGCGGGCTCATGATGCCTATGGCGTGTGGAAAAAGATAGACGACGAAACCATAATATCAAGGCATTTTGTACTCAGCAAAGAGGACAAAAAGAAGATAGATGTTTATGGTAAAATGCCTGATGACGTGGTCGCTAAGATACGCCTTTTTTATGAAGCTGTGGCGCAGACAGTAGAGTGGCAGACAGGTAAGATGGCTATAACTGTGCTTGACATCAACACAGAGGGTTTCGGGCGGGCACTCGTTGTCTACGAAGATACAATTCTCTGCCAGAAGGTTCATCGTAACGCTCATAAGTTCGGGTTTAAAGACCTGGCATCAATTGAGGAAGAGGGGGGGAAACTTGTCTCTGGCTGTCTGAAAAAAGTAGAAGAGATATCCGAAGAATAA